The following nucleotide sequence is from Saccharothrix texasensis.
TTCCGCGCCGCGCTGCACGAGCTGACCGTGATGCTCGTGTACGAGGCCACGCGAGACCTGCCCGTGGCCGAGGAGCGGGTGCACACGCCCGTCGCCCGGACCACCGGCTACCGCCTGGCCAACCCGCCGCTGCTGGTGCCGGTGCTGCGGGCCGGCCTCGGCATGGCGGACCAGGCGCACAAGCTGATCCCGGACGCGCAGATGGGCTTCGTCGGCCTGGCGCGGGACGAGGAGACCCTCCAGCCGACGCCGTACATGGAGTCGCTGCCGGACTCGCTGGCCGGCCGTCCCGTCTTCGTGCTGGACCCGATGCTCGCCACCGGCGGCTCCATGGCCTACACGATCCGGCTGCTGACCGACCGGGGCGCGACCGACGTGACGGCGATCTGCGCCCTCGCCGCCCCCGAGGGCATCAAGCACCTCGAAGAGTCGGCCCACCCGATCCGCCTGGTCACCGCCAGCATCGACGAGCGCCTCAACGACTCGGGCTTCATCGTCCCCGGCCTGGGCGACGCCGGCGACCGCCAATACGGCGCCGTCCACTAACCCCCGCGAGAGTCCAACGCCCACGCCGCGAGAGTCCAACGTTCAGAGCACCCGAGTTCAACGCTCAACCCGCACACCGTTAGGCGTGAGTGTTGAACTCGAGGTGCGTGAACGTTGGACTCTCGCGCGCTGGAGGTTGGACTCTCGGGGTTAAGGGAGGGTCAGGGTGGTGGAGTGGTCGGCGGCCCAGGTGGAGAGGGTGCGGCCGCGGTGGCCCGTGACGGTGGTGAAGTCGGGGGTCACGGAAGCCGGTTCCTCGTTGTGCTGGGCCATGTAGCCGAGCAGGTACTCGGCGACGTCGTAGGGCAGGCCCTCGTCGCGGATGAGGGTCGCGCGGGCCTGGCCGTAGGTCAGGCGTTCGAAGCGGATCGGGCGGCCCAGGCCGCGACCGATCGCCGCGGCTTGTTCGACGTGCGTCAGGGCTTCCGGGCCGCTCACCGTGTACGCCTTGCCGGCGTGCCCGTCGCGCAGCAGCGCGTGCACCGCCACCTCGGCCACGTCGTCCTCGTGCACCGGCGCCCCGACCGACTCCGGGAACGGCGCCCGCACGACGCCTTCCTCCCGGATCGTCCGCGCCCACACCATCTTGTTCGCCATGAACTCGCCCGGCCGCACGTGGGTCCACGCCACCCCGGACGCCTCGACCACCCGTTCCACGTCGTGGTGCAGCTCGTAGCTGCCCGGCCGCCGGACGGTCACCGCGCTGCTCGACAGGAACACCACCCGTCGCAAGTCCGGCGCGCAGTCCAGGAACGCCCGCGCGTGGGCCACCGCGTCGTCCGACTCGATCGCCGCCAACAGGAACACCCCTGTCACGCCCGCCAGCGGCAGCTCGGCCGGCCGTGTCAGGTCGCCTCCCACCACCTCCACGCCCTCGGGCACCGCTGCCCGTGCCGGGTTGCGCGTCAACGCCTTCACCGGCACGCCCGCCGCCGCCAGCTGCCGCACCACCGCGCCTCCGGTCGTGCCCGTCGCCCCGGTGACCAGGATCGTCACAACTTCCCCCTGCGATCGTAGTGTTCAAACTTGAACACCGCCGAAGCTAGCGCGATCACCACCGACCTCGCACATGCAAAAGTTTGCAACGCACGCGAGAACAATTCGCATTACCGGATTCGGCCGAACGGCCGTAGAGGTGGTCTAGACCTCATCACTACCGTGGTCTGGACCACACCGGAGTCACGCGAGGAGAAGCATGTCGAGCAGGAGATGGGTGCTCCCCGCCCTCCTGGCCACGGCGATGACCGTGTCCCTGGCGCCGCAGGCCGTCGCCCACGACCGGCACGACGACCGCGACGGGCACGGCAGGAGCGAGCGCGTCGTCGGGTACTACACCCAGTGGAGCGGCTACGACCGCAACTTCCTGGTGCGCGACCTCGTGGCCAACGGCACCGCGCCGCGGCTCACCCACCTCAACTACGCCTTCGGCTTCCTCGACGAGTCCGGCAAGTGCGTCAGCGCCGACCCGTGGGCGGACTACCAGCGGCCCTTCGCCGCCGAGCAGAGCGTCAACGGCAAGGCCGACGTCGCGGGCCAGCCGCTGTCGGGCAACCTCAACCAGCTCAAGCAGCTCAAGGCCGAGTACCCGAAGCTGCGGATCAACATCTCGCTCGGCGGCTGGACCGGGTCGAAGTACTTCTCCAACGCCGCCCTCACCCCCGAGTCGCGCGCCGCGCACGTGGCGTCCTGCCTCGACATGTGGCTCAAGGGCAACCTGCCCGACGCCGCGCCCGGTGCGGCGGCCGGTGTGTTCGACGGCGTCGACCTCGACTGGGAGTGGCCGTCGTCCGAGGCCGCGCCCGGCAACGTCGTGCGACCCGAGGACAAGCGGAACTTCACCGCGCTGCTCGTGGAGTACCGCGAGCAGCTGGGCAAGCTGACCCGGCGCACCGGCGAGCGCTACGACCTCACCGCGTTCCTGCCCGCCAACCCCGTGCAGGTCGACCGGGGCTTCGAGGTCCGGAAGGTCTTCGAGCTGCTGACGTTCGGCACGATCCAGGGCTACGACTACCACGGCGCCTGGGAGCCGGTGACCAACCAGCAGTCGGCGATCCGCACTCCCGCCGCGGACCCGACGGCGCCGCCGTTCAGCTCGCAGGTCGCGATCGACCACTACCTGCGCAACGGCGCGCCGAAGAGCAAGGTCGTGATGGGCGTGCCGTTCTACAGCCGGGGCTGGACCGGCGTGCGGAACGAGGGCGACGGCCTGTTCCAGCCCGCTGCCGGCCCCGCGCCCGCGACCTACGAGGCCGGGTACGAGGACTACCGGATCCTCAAGGCGCAGCTGGCGAAGTTCACCGTGCACCGGGATGCCAAGGCCGGTCACGCCTGGTTGTTCGACGGCACCACGTTCTGGACCTGGGACGACCCGGTCGAGATGAAGCGCAAGGGGCGCTACGTGGCCGACCGGCGCCTTGGCGGCGCGATGATCTGGTCGCTCGACGGCGACACCGCCGACGGCGAGCTGATCAAGGCGCTCACCAGCGGACTGTCCTGACGGGACGGTCCACGGGGTCCGGGGAGGTTTCGCGGCGGCCACCTCCCCGGGCCCCACCTACTTCACGACGCGCGCCAGCCGTCCGCCTGCGCGCGCAGGGCGCGCTCGTAGACCGGGGCGATCTCGACCCCCGGCGGCAGGTTGCCGTTGAGCTCCAGGCTGACCAGGCCGTGCACCATGCCCCACATCGCCAACGCGATCCGCTCCGGCGGCTCCCGGGTGAACGCGCCCGACTCGATCGCGCGGCCGACGTCCCGCACCACCGGCAGGAACGTCTGCACGGCCGCTTCCTTCGTCTCGTCGGACGGCTCGAAGTTCGGCACGACCTTGCTGAACATCACCAGGTAGAACTGCGGGTCGGCCAGCGCGCTCTCGCGGTACGCCAGGCCGATCTGGACGAGGTCCTCCACCGGGTCGTCGGTCTGCGGCACGGTCGCGATGCGTTCACCGAATCGGCGGAACGCCTCCTCGTACACGGCGTTCAGCAGCGCCGGTTTGCCGCCGAACAGCGAGTACACGGCCGTGGTCGAGGTGTTGACATCCGCCGCGAGCCTGCGCAAGCTCAAAGCTCCAGGGCCTTCGGTGGACAGCAGTTCGCCCGCCCGCTCGAGCAGCCGGCCGCGGAGCGCATCGTCGTGTGTCTTCGGTCGTGGCACCGGGGCATCGTATCGCAACACTGTTATAATTCGCGGCCTGGCCATCGTGGTATCAAGTTGGTACCGTCGTTTCCCATGGCGATGACTCTGCGTCTGAGCGACGAGGAGAACCGGCGGCTCGACGAACTCGCCGCAGCCGAGGGCCGTTCGAAGCAGGAGGTCGTGCGCTTGGCGTTGGCCGAGCGGTGGGCCCGGCTGCAGAAGGAGGAGCAACTCTCCGAGGTCCTCGGACGCGTGCTCCCCAAGTACCGAGGACTCCTCGACCGCCTCGGCTCCGCCTGATCCGGTCCCTCCTGGTTGCGGGATCCCGTACCGAGGGCGCCCGACCGATTACCCACTGCCACACCTTCGGGTGACACCCCCGTGCGCGCTCGCCGTTCGAACATATGTTCGATAAGATCGATCCATGCAGCTCAACCGGCGCGGCATAGGACGTTCACCCCTCTACCTCTGTGAACGTCCACGGTGGTCCGAAGCACACCGGTATGGTGCGCCGTTGAAGATCGGGCTGCGTCCAGGTTGCGCTTCGGCGCACAACGCGGCCGACAGCATCCTCACCGCCCGCGGGGCGGGGAGGCGAAACGGACCTGAGGGGGTGGGTGATGGGACGAAACACGCCCAGATCGCGGCGTGGTCGTGCCGGAGTCGCCACCGCTCAGGACAGGGAGCGCGTCAAGCAGTGGTCAACTACCTCGACGCCGGCGACTTGCTCGTGCTGGCGACCGCCGTCACCGGCGGGGATCTGGTCGTGCGCGACTTAGGTCTCCTCGACTCCGCAGCCCACCGCCCCAGGGCCACAGTGCTGGGGGTCGAGGCGTACGACACGCTCTGGCTCAAAGCTTCCGCGTTGCTCGACTCCATCGTCCGCACGCGCCCGTTGGCCGAGGGCAACTGGCGGCTGGGCTGGGTCGCCGCCGTGACCTTGTGCGACATCAACGGCTGGTGGGTCGACGCGGAGGAGGACGAAGCCCTCGACCTGGTGCGCGCGCTCGGCCGGGAGCAGATCGACGTCGGCGGCATGGCCGCCCACCTGGAAGCATGGGGAACGCCCAAGGACGAGTGACCGACCGGCCCCCACGACCGGGTGACGTCGCCGGATACCCCGAACCGGGTTGACCTGGAGTGCACTCCAGCTCCTACGGTCACACCGTGACTTACTCGATCGCTCAAGCGGCCGAGCGCAGTGGGTTGTCGATCGACACCCTGCGCTACTACGAACGGATCGGCCTGGTCGACCCGCCCGCCCGGGACTCCGGCGGGCGGCGCAGCTACAGCGACGACGACCTCGGCTGGCTGGTCTTCCTGACCCGGCTGCGCACCACCGGCATGCCCATCCGGATGATGCGCGAGTACGCGCAGCTCAGGCACAGCGGCGCGGCCACCGCCGGGCGCCGCAAGCAGATGCTGTTCGAGCACCGCGCCTCGGTCCGCGCGCGCGTCGCCGAGCTCCAGTCGTGCCTGGAGGTGCTCGAGTACAAGATCACGCACTACGAGCAGATCGAGCACACGTTCATCGAGGGGATGACCGCGTGAGGTCGCTGGGCGGGCTCCGGGTCGGCGACCAGGGCCTGGGCTGCATGGGCATGAGCCAGTCCTACGGCGCCGGCGACGAGGCCGAGTCGGTCGCCACCGTCCACCGCGCGCTCGACCTCGGCGTCACGCTCCTCGACACCGCGGACGTCTACGGCGCGGGCGCGAACGAGGAGCTGGTGGGACGGGCGATCAAGGGTCGCCGGGACGAGGTCGTGCTCGCGACCAAGTTCGGGCTCGGCGACCCGGACCGCAGGCCGCGCGGTGACGCCGCCTACGTCAAGCGGGCCGTCGAGGCGTCGTTGCGCCGCCTGGGCACGGACCACGTCGACCTGTACTACCAGCACCGCGTCGACCCGGACGTGCCGATCGAGGAGACCGTCGGCGCGATGGCCGAGCTGGTCGAGCAGGGCAAGGTCCGGCACCTCGGCCTGTCCGAGGCGGGCGCCGCGACGATCCGCCGCGCGCACGCCGTGCACCCGATCAGCGCCCTGCAGAGCGAGTGGTCGCTGTGGACGCGCGACGTGGAGGCCGAGATCGCGCCGACGTGCCGCGAGCTGGGCATCGGCATCGTGCCGTTCTCGCCGCTGGGCCGCGGCTTCCTGACCGGCCGGGTCACGTCCGTCGCCGACCTGGCCGAGGACGACATGCGCCGCGGCCTGCCCCGGTTCGCCGAGGAGAACCTCGCCCGCAACACGGCCATCGTGGACGCCCTGCGCGCGCTGGCCGCCGAACGCGGCGTCACGGCCGGTCAACTGGCGCTGGCGTGGGTGCACCACCGGGGTGAGCACGTCGTCCCGATCCCGGGCACCAAGCGGGTGGGGTATCTGGAGGAGAACGTCGCCGCCGCCGACCTGGAGCTGAGCGCGGACGAGCTCCGCGCGATCGAGGCCGCCGCGCCCACCGTGGCGGGCGACCGGTACCCGCCGGAGTTCCTGGCGCTGTCGAACAAGTGAGCTGAGGAGGACGACCGTGGAGAAGCGCCGGTTGGGCGCGCTCGAGGTGAGCGCGCAGGGCTTGGGCTGCATGGGCATGAGCGACTTCTACGGCCCCGGCGACGAGGCCGAGTCCACCGCCACCATCCACCGCGCCCTGGACCTGGGCGTCACGTTCCTCGACACGGCCGACATGTACGGGCCGTTCACCAACGAGGAGCTGGTCGGCCGGGCGATCCGGGACCGCCGGGACGAGGTGGTGCTGGCGACGAAGTTCGCCGTCGTCCGCGAACCCGGGCAGCCCCGGTCGGAGTGGGGCCTGCGGGGTGACCCGGAGTACGTCAGGCAGGCCGCCGAGGCGTCGTTGCGCCGCCTGGGCACGGACCACGTCGACCTGTACTACCAGCACCGCGTCGACCCGGAGGTGCCCATCGAGGAGACCGTGGGCGCGATGGCCGAGCTGGTCGAGCAGGGCAAGGTCCGGCACCTCGGCCTGTCCGAGGCGGGCGCGGACACGATCCGGCGCGCGCACGCCGTGCACCCCGTCGCGGCCGTGCAGACCGAGTGGTCGCTGTGGTCGCGCGACATCGAGGACGAGGTCGTGCCCACGTGCCGCGAGCTGGGCATCGGCGTCGTCGCCTACTCGCCGCTGGGCCGCGGCTTCCTCACCGGCCGCTACACGTCGAAGGACGACTTCGCGGCCGGTGACTTCCGCCTCGTCGGCCAGCCCCGGTTCGCGGCGGGGAACTTCGACCGGAACCTGGCGCTGGTCGAGTCGCTGCGCGAGGTGGCGCGGGAGCACGACGTGACGGCGGCGCAGATCGCGCTGGCGTGGGTCCACCACCAGGGCGCGGTGCCGATCCCCGGCACCAAGCGGGTGAAGTACGTGGAGGAGAACGCCGCCGCCGCGGACCTGGAGCTCACCGAGGCGCAGTCGGCCCGCATCGCCGCCGCCGTGCCCGCCGGCTCGGTCGCCGGCGACCGCTACCCGACCGAGGTGCTGCCGACGCTGGGCCGGTAGCCGCCGCCGCTACCGCACCACGATGCCGTTGCGCCGGTTGAAGTCCTTCGCGCCCTGCATGGCCAGCACGATCGACACGACCACCAGCACGACCCACACCGGGAACGCGACGATCAGCCCGAGCACCGTCATGGCCAGCAGGATCAGCGGGAAGTTGACCAGCAGCAGGACCACGCCGAGCGCCGTCTGACCCGCGTAGAGGTTGCCCGCCCCGAGCCACAGCAGGGACAGCAGCACCGCGATGCCGGGGTTCTTGGCGGTGACCACACCGCCCATGTGCATCCCGTGCGGCGCCGGGTGCGCGAGCGGGTGCACGGGCGGGTGCACCGAAGGCGGGGCCTGCGTCACGGGCCACTGCGTCGCACCGCACACGGCGCAGTTGACGCTCGGCGGCTGCAAGTACGCGCCGCAGGAACCGCACATCGGCGGTGGACCGACTGGCTGGGTCATCGACTGCCTCCACATCTCGTCGCGGCAGTCTGTCGGAGGAGGGATGCCGGGCGTTACCGATCACATCGGGGTGTTATGGACCGGGCCGTCGGTGATCACGTCAACGTCGCGGCGACCGTGGCGCCCAGCTCCCGGCACCGCTCCCGGGCGTCGGCGTCCGGCGCGCCGGCGAGGCTCAGCGTCTCCGCCACCGGCCGCCACCCCAACCCGGCCGTGATGTCCCGCAACGCCTTCAGCGCGCCCTCCGCGCCCAGGTTGCCGTGCACGTAGGCCCCGAACGGCCGACCGCGCGTGGCGTCCAGGCACGGGTAGTAGATCGTGTCGAAGAAGTGCTTGAGCGCGCCGCTGATGTAGCCGATGTTGGCGGGTGTGCCGAGCAGGTAGCCGTCGGCTCCGAGCACGTCGGACGCGGTCGCCGAGAGAGCCGGCCGCCGGATGACCTCGACGTCCTCGACCTCGGGGTCGGTCGCCCCCTCCAGCACCGCCTCGAACAGCTCCTGCATGGCGGGCGACGGTGTGTGGTGCACGATCAGCAGGCGGGGCACGCGGCCCAGGTTGCCGCGATCGGCACGGCGCGGCAACCGCTCGGCGTCACCGATCACGTCCGGCGAGCCGTTCCACCTGGTCAGCGCCGTGGGCGAGTGGCCGGGTGACGGGCGCGGCAGTCGGCGTAGCAAGATCGACAAGTGGTGCGCGGAACCGGCGGGGCCGTCGCACGTCTTACAGTGGGTAGTGACCGGGAGGGAGTCATGGAAACTCGCAGCATCGCCACGATGAAGCGGAACCGGCGGATCACCTGGGGCGCGGGGGTCGGGATCGGGGTGGGGTTGATCGGCCTGCCGCTGGTCTTCATCGCCCTGTGGCCGGGGGTCGACCACAGCCCGTGGGACGTCAACACGATGATCCTCGCGACCGGCGTCGCGCTCTGCACCGCCAGCTACATCTCCGGCCGCATCTCGGTGGCCGCCGTCACGCAGCACAGGCCGCGCCCGGTGAGCCCGCCGACCAGGCGTCCTTACCTGGTGGCGGGCGGTGCGCTCGCCGTCGCCGTGCTGTGCCTGCTGATCGCCCTGGCGTCGTGACCGCTCAGTCCGCGAGCAGCTCGGACACCTGAGCCCGCAGCGCGGCCAGCCGGTCCCGGGCCCGCGCGCGGGCGGCCGGCAGGTCGTCGGACACCGGTTCCACGACCTCCAGGTACGCCTTCAGCTTCGGTTCGGTGCCGGACGGCCGCACGACCACCCGCACGCCTTCGCCGGTCAGCCGGACCACGTCGGCCCCGGGCAGCAGGTCCTCGAACGCGAAGCCCGCGGGCGGCGCGGCGCGCAACCGGGCCATCAACGCGCCGATCCGGCTCAGGTCGGTGAACCGCAGCGACACCTGGTCGGTCAGGTGCAGGCCGTGGTCGACGGCGAGCTGGTCCAGCGCGTCCAGCAGGGTGCGGCCGGACGCCTTCAGCCCGGCCGCCAGGTCGCACGCGACCACGGCCGCCGAGATGCCGTCCTTGTCGTTGACGTGCGCGGGGTCGACGCAGTTGCCCAACGCCTCCTCGTAGGCGAACACCAGGCCGTCGCCCGCGCGCACCAACCACTTGAACCCGGTCAACGTCTCCGCGTAACGCGCACCGTGCGCCCGCGCGATCGACTTCAGCAACGACGACGACACGATCGTGGTGGCCACCAACGGGTCCGGGCTCTCCACTGTGGACAGCACCAGGGAGCCGAGGAGCACGCCGGTCTCGTCGCCGCGCAGCATCCGCCACGACCCGTCCCGCTCGCGGACGCCCAGCGCGCACCGGTCGGCGTCGGGGTCCAGGGCGATGGCCAGGTCGGCGTCCTCCGCCGCCGCCAGCGCGAGCAGCCGGTCCGCCGCGCCCGGCTCCTCCGGGTTCGGGAACGCCACGGTCGGGAACTCCGGGTCGGGCACGGCCTGCTCGCGCACCACCCGCACGTCGGTGAACCCGGCCCGCCGCAACGCGTCGACCGCCGTCGCGCCGCCGACGCCGTGCATCGGCGTCAGCGCCACCCGCAGGTCGCGGTGCACGCCGCGCGGCAGCGACGCGACCCGCTCCAGGTACTCGTCCACCTCGGCGTCCGACACCGGCAGGTGGTCGTCCGACAGCGGCACCGACACGGCCGCGGGCACGCCCCGGATCGCCGCCTCGATCTCGCGGTCCTCCGGCGGCACGATCTGGCCGCCACCGGCCAGGTACAGCTTGTAGCCGTTGTCCGCGGGCGGGTTGTGCGACGCGGTGATCTGCACGCCCGCCACCGCGCCGTGCCGCTTGACCAGGAACGCCAGCACCGGCGTCGGCAACGGCCTCGGCAATACCCGCACGGTGAACCCGGCGCCCGCCAGCACACCGGCCGCCGCCGCCGCGAAGTCCTCCGACCCGTGCCGCGCGTCCCGGCCGACGAACACCGTGCCGACGTGCCCGTGCGCCTTGAGCCACGCGGCGAGGCCGGCCGTGGTGCGGACGACCACGGCCCGGTTCATCCCGTTCGGCCCGGCCCGCACGGGGCCGCGCAGCCCCGCCGTGCCGAACGTCAGCGGGCCCGCCATCCGGTCGGCCACCTCGTCGGCCGCGGCGGCGTCGCCGCCCATCGCCCGCGCCACGACGGTCTGGAGCTCCAGGCGCGTCGCCGGGTCGGGGTCGTCGGCGATCCAGCGGAACGCGGCGTCGCGCAGTGCCGGGGCGAGGGTCATGCCCGCGTCACCAGCTCCCGCAGCAGCGCGCCCATCCGGCTCGCCGCCGCCTGGCCCGCCTCCAGCACCTCTTCGTGGTTGAGCGGCTCGCCGGTGATGCCCGCGGCCAGGTTCGTCACCAGCGACAGGCCGAACACCTCCACCCCCTCCGCGCGGGCCGCGATGGCCTCCAGCACGGTGGACATGCCGACCAGGTCCGCGCCCATCGTGCGCAGCATCCGGATCTCGGCGGGCGTCTCGAAGTGCGGTCCCGGCAGGCCCGCGTAGACGCCTTCCTCCAACGACGGGTCGATCTCCCGGGCGAGGTCGCGCAGGCGAGGGGAGTAGAGGTCGGTGAGGTCCACGAACCGCGCGCCGACCAGCGGTGACGACGCGGTCAGGTTCAGGTGGTCGTTGATCAGCACCGGCTGGCCGACCGCCATGCCCTGCCGCAGCCCGCCCGCCGCGTTGGTCAGCACGACCGTGCCGACGCCCGCCGCGGCGGCCGTGCGCACGCCGTGCACGACCTTGGCCACGCCCTTGCCCTCGTACCCGTGCGTCCGGCCGAGCATGACCAGCACGTTCTTGTCGCCGACGCGCACCGACCGCACGGTGCCGCCGTGGCCGACGGCGGTGGGCGCCTCGAACCCGGGCAGCTCGCCCATGGGCACCTCGGCGGTGGGCTCGCCGATGAGGTCGGCGGCGGGGCGCCACCCCGACCCGAGGACGACGGCGATGTCGTGCCTGTCCACCCCGGTCCGCTCGGCCAACGCCTTGGCCGCGTCGGTGGCCAGGGCCTCGGGGGTGGTGTTCTCACTGATACCGGTCACGCCGCGAGCCTAATCGCCGCCTGTCCCCGTTGCCCGCAGTGCCGCGACGACCGGGACGACGGGCGGTCGGTGGTCCGCCGGGCGATCACCGCCGGGGATCGCCGCGCCCACCCGGGACCTAGTCGTTCACCCGGAACGTGGGCGCGATCGTGTCGAACAGCCGGCTGCGGCCCGTCTCCTCCTGCTCGGTCGGCACGACGACCTCGACCACCCACAGGTCGTCGCCGCGGGGCAGCACCCGCGAGTAGCGGCTGCGGCGCAGGTCGGGGCCGGGGGAGACGGTGCCGCGGGACAGCGGGGTGGCCCGCTCCACGGTCCGGTAGCTGTACTGGACGGCCGCCTCCTTCCCACCCGGCGGCAGGGGGTCGGTCGGTTCCCGGGTCTCGCCGAAGTACTGGTCCTCCGCCCACCTCGACCGCACCAGCCGCAGGTAGTCGTCGATCACGTTGCGCTCGTAGTAGTCCGGGAACCGCTGCACGGTCACCTCGTACCACCCGTTCGGCGAGACCAGGTGCACCGCCGTGCTCGGGCCGAGCCCGTTGTTCGTCCGCTGCTCCAGGAAGCTGGTCCAGTCCGGCCCCACCTCGATGGTGAACTCCGCGCCCTGCTCGCCCTTCGCCGCCGCGGCCGACGCCGTGGTCGGCAGCAACGACGGCGTCTCGGTGACCGCGGGCGGTGACGTGGCCTCCACGGGCGGCGGCGGCAGCAGCGGCGCGCCGGCGACCGTCCTGGTCAGGGCGAAGCCGGACGCGCTGCCGATCGCGAACAGCACCGCCGCCGACAACGCCACCAGCGCCGACAACCCCGGCCGGCGGGTCAGCTCGCGCGTCGGGGCGTGCGCCACCGCGAACGGCAGCGGACCGGGGTCGGCGGCCAGCGGCGTCTCCGGCGGCACCGGCGCCTTGACCGGCGCCGGCCGCACCACCTCCACCACCGGGCGGGTGGCCGCCGTCGCCGGGAACACGTCCGTGCCCGGTTCGGGCAGCAGCGGCCGGACCAGCCGCCGCACCTCGG
It contains:
- a CDS encoding serine/threonine-protein kinase; this encodes MESERLIAGRYRLRHVLGRGSMGTVWAAHDEVLRRDVAVKEILRPAGGPDDEDEVLRERTLREARSAAALAHPNLVTLYDVVQVDGDPYVVMELVPSSSLAEVVRQRGPLTDVQGAVVADAVAAALEAAHRAGITHRDVKPGNVLVADDGRVKLTDFGIARNVAEATLTSRGITLGTPAFIAPEVAAGAAVSFAADQWSLGATLFAAMTGQQPYEGANVLQTINQVVHGDVPSASACGALEAVVAGLMVKAPDERTALAEVRRLVRPLLPEPGTDVFPATAATRPVVEVVRPAPVKAPVPPETPLAADPGPLPFAVAHAPTRELTRRPGLSALVALSAAVLFAIGSASGFALTRTVAGAPLLPPPPVEATSPPAVTETPSLLPTTASAAAAKGEQGAEFTIEVGPDWTSFLEQRTNNGLGPSTAVHLVSPNGWYEVTVQRFPDYYERNVIDDYLRLVRSRWAEDQYFGETREPTDPLPPGGKEAAVQYSYRTVERATPLSRGTVSPGPDLRRSRYSRVLPRGDDLWVVEVVVPTEQEETGRSRLFDTIAPTFRVND